Proteins from a genomic interval of Microbacterium phyllosphaerae:
- a CDS encoding ATP-dependent DNA ligase, which produces MLLSELVSTAEEVTATSSRLAKIDAVSRLLARAEADDVPALVGLLLATPRQGRLGVGWRGITALDVQHAEGSALSISDVDAAFEALAGSSGSGSAAARTDLLSALAERATAEEWDFLSRAMLGELRTGALGGVLLDAIARASDRPAASVRRAAMLSGDLGDTAVLALTGTEAELDAVGLVVGRPVLPMLASTATTPTAALEITGPASVEYKLDGARIQVHRHGDDVSVYTRSLADITHRVPEIVEIVRGLPAHDLILDGETLSLDEDGGPRPFQETMSRFGADVSRDLVLRPWFFDVLHVDGRDLLDDPLSTRLTELESVVGEWRMPGIVTDDPAAAEQLSRDALAAGHEGVLVKGVDAPYSAGRRGKSWVKVKPVLTYDLVVLAAEWGSGRRQGWLSNLHLGALDPDGEFGEPGGFVMVGKTFKGLTDDLLRWQTENFPPLETRRTQSTVFLRPEFVVEIAIDGVQRSPRYPGGIALRFARVKGYRPDKTPSGADTIQTLRALLRG; this is translated from the coding sequence ATGTTGCTCTCGGAGCTCGTCTCCACCGCCGAAGAAGTCACCGCCACCTCATCACGTCTCGCCAAGATCGACGCGGTCTCGCGGCTGCTCGCACGAGCGGAGGCCGATGACGTCCCCGCCCTCGTCGGCCTGCTTCTCGCGACACCGCGTCAGGGCCGCCTGGGGGTGGGCTGGCGCGGGATCACCGCCCTCGACGTGCAGCACGCCGAGGGGTCGGCACTGTCGATCAGTGACGTCGATGCGGCCTTCGAGGCATTGGCCGGCTCATCGGGATCAGGGTCCGCAGCGGCCCGGACCGATCTGCTCTCGGCCCTCGCGGAGCGGGCCACCGCCGAGGAGTGGGACTTCCTGTCGCGCGCGATGCTCGGAGAACTGCGCACCGGCGCACTCGGCGGTGTCCTGCTCGACGCGATCGCCCGTGCCTCCGATCGCCCTGCGGCATCCGTGCGCCGTGCCGCGATGCTGTCCGGTGACCTGGGCGACACCGCGGTCCTCGCCCTCACCGGCACCGAGGCCGAGCTCGACGCGGTCGGCCTCGTGGTCGGACGCCCGGTGCTGCCGATGCTCGCCTCGACCGCCACGACCCCGACCGCTGCGCTCGAGATCACAGGCCCCGCCTCGGTCGAGTACAAACTCGACGGAGCGCGCATCCAGGTCCACCGCCACGGCGACGACGTGAGCGTCTACACCCGCAGCCTCGCCGACATCACGCACCGTGTGCCCGAGATCGTCGAGATCGTGCGCGGCCTTCCTGCGCACGACCTGATCCTCGATGGCGAGACGCTGTCGCTCGATGAGGACGGCGGCCCTCGCCCGTTCCAGGAGACCATGTCGCGGTTCGGAGCCGACGTCTCGCGCGACCTCGTGCTGCGGCCCTGGTTCTTCGACGTGCTGCATGTCGACGGTCGCGACCTGCTCGACGACCCCCTCTCCACCCGCCTGACCGAGCTGGAGAGTGTGGTGGGCGAATGGCGCATGCCGGGCATCGTGACAGACGATCCCGCAGCCGCCGAGCAGCTCTCCCGAGATGCTCTGGCAGCCGGGCACGAGGGAGTGCTCGTCAAGGGCGTCGACGCCCCCTACTCCGCGGGACGCCGCGGCAAGTCCTGGGTGAAAGTCAAACCCGTGCTGACCTACGACCTCGTCGTGCTCGCCGCCGAATGGGGTTCGGGTCGTCGCCAGGGGTGGCTGTCGAACCTCCACCTCGGCGCGCTCGATCCCGACGGGGAGTTCGGCGAGCCGGGCGGATTCGTGATGGTCGGCAAGACCTTCAAGGGACTCACCGACGATCTGCTGCGCTGGCAGACCGAGAATTTTCCTCCGCTCGAGACGCGGCGCACCCAGAGCACGGTGTTCCTGCGCCCCGAGTTCGTGGTCGAGATCGCCATCGACGGCGTCCAGCGATCACCCCGCTACCCCGGTGGCATCGCCCTGCGCTTCGCTCGTGTGAAGGGCTACCGACCT
- a CDS encoding enoyl-CoA hydratase/isomerase family protein, translating to MIELTIEDDVATVVLNAPAKLNSLDEQALRDLGRAYDEADAAGVRALVLRGEGRAFCAGRDISAVDPRDDDVSGYLDGLVTPLLQRMSRFPAPTFAVAHGACLGVGLGLLIATDVVYVAESAKIGSPFAALGATLDSGGHALFVERLGAHKTLDLIYTGRLMSGSEAVASGLFSRVLPDDEVLQTTTDAAATAARGATAAFLASKQLVARIRDERLALWDSIEVENAAQAALCDTDDYREGFAAFQEKRKPEFRGR from the coding sequence ATGATCGAGCTCACCATCGAGGACGACGTCGCGACGGTCGTCCTGAACGCACCGGCGAAGCTGAACTCGCTCGACGAGCAGGCGCTGCGCGATCTCGGGCGAGCCTACGACGAAGCCGATGCCGCGGGGGTGCGGGCGCTCGTGCTGCGCGGCGAGGGCCGGGCGTTCTGCGCCGGCCGTGACATTTCGGCGGTCGACCCGCGCGACGACGACGTCTCGGGCTACCTCGATGGCCTCGTCACGCCGCTGTTGCAGAGGATGTCTCGCTTCCCCGCGCCGACCTTCGCGGTCGCGCACGGCGCCTGCCTGGGCGTCGGACTCGGACTCCTGATCGCCACGGACGTCGTCTACGTCGCGGAGTCGGCGAAGATCGGTTCGCCGTTCGCCGCTCTGGGCGCCACGCTCGACTCCGGCGGTCATGCGCTCTTCGTCGAGCGGCTCGGCGCGCACAAGACGCTCGACCTCATCTACACGGGGCGGTTGATGAGCGGCTCCGAGGCCGTGGCGTCGGGGCTGTTCTCGCGAGTGCTCCCCGACGACGAGGTGCTGCAGACGACGACGGATGCCGCGGCGACCGCCGCTCGAGGGGCCACCGCAGCGTTCCTCGCGAGCAAGCAGCTGGTCGCGAGGATCCGCGACGAGCGGCTCGCCCTGTGGGACTCGATCGAGGTCGAGAACGCCGCGCAGGCCGCGCTCTGCGACACCGACGACTACCGCGAGGGCTTCGCGGCCTTCCAGGAGAAGCGGAAGCCGGAGTTCCGCGGGCGCTGA
- the paaE gene encoding 1,2-phenylacetyl-CoA epoxidase subunit PaaE, translating into MSLFAVSRPAPAASPHSAASATKKRARFHTLAVEEVRPLTDDSVEVTFTVPAALADDYDHQPGQYVALRTTLEGTEVRRSYSLCRAPEHRTDEQIAAGMPTRLSVAVKRDEGGLFSTWAQTGLHPGFEIDVMSPQGTFTSGLDDLDHRHVVGIAAGSGITPLMALAHTVLTRSDTSRFTLLYTNRSTLDVMFLEDLADLKDRYPTRLTLHHVLSREQRTAPVLSGRIDEEKLRTILGMLIDPTDVDEWFLCGPLSLVDLCREVLADVGVPREHIRFELFTTGDEPVRAARPVQVRAGEKTIRIEVNLDGVSSTVESPVDAHESVLNAALRVRPDAPFACAGGVCGTCRARVIEGSVTMTENYALEPDELERGYVLTCQSHPTSDRVVVDYDV; encoded by the coding sequence ATGTCGCTGTTCGCTGTGTCCCGCCCCGCCCCGGCGGCGTCTCCGCACTCCGCCGCGTCGGCCACGAAGAAGCGCGCGCGCTTCCACACCTTGGCCGTCGAAGAGGTTCGCCCGCTCACCGACGACTCGGTCGAGGTGACCTTCACGGTTCCCGCCGCGCTGGCCGATGACTACGACCACCAGCCCGGACAGTACGTGGCGCTGCGCACGACCCTCGAGGGCACCGAGGTGCGCCGGTCGTACTCGCTGTGCCGCGCGCCCGAGCATCGCACGGACGAGCAGATCGCCGCCGGGATGCCGACTCGCCTCAGCGTCGCCGTGAAGCGCGACGAGGGCGGCCTGTTCTCCACCTGGGCGCAGACGGGCCTGCACCCGGGGTTCGAGATCGACGTGATGAGCCCGCAGGGCACGTTCACCTCGGGCCTCGACGACCTCGACCATCGCCACGTCGTCGGAATCGCCGCGGGCTCCGGCATCACGCCGCTCATGGCCCTCGCGCATACGGTGCTGACGCGCTCGGACACCTCCCGTTTCACGCTCCTCTACACGAACCGCTCGACGCTCGACGTGATGTTCCTCGAGGACCTCGCCGATCTGAAGGACCGCTATCCGACGCGCCTGACTCTGCACCACGTGCTCTCGCGTGAGCAGCGCACGGCTCCGGTGCTGTCCGGACGCATCGATGAAGAGAAGCTCCGCACCATCCTGGGGATGCTCATCGACCCGACCGATGTCGACGAGTGGTTCCTGTGCGGACCGCTCTCGCTCGTCGACCTGTGCCGCGAGGTGCTCGCCGACGTGGGAGTGCCCCGGGAGCACATCCGTTTCGAGCTCTTCACGACCGGCGATGAGCCGGTGCGTGCCGCACGCCCGGTCCAGGTGCGAGCAGGAGAGAAGACGATCCGGATCGAGGTGAACCTCGACGGCGTCTCCTCGACCGTCGAGAGTCCGGTCGACGCCCACGAGTCCGTGTTGAACGCCGCACTGCGGGTGCGCCCCGACGCCCCGTTCGCGTGCGCGGGCGGCGTCTGCGGCACGTGCCGCGCCCGCGTCATCGAGGGCAGCGTGACGATGACCGAGAACTACGCGCTCGAACCCGACGAGCTCGAACGTGGCTACGTCCTGACCTGCCAGTCCCACCCGACGAGCGACCGCGTCGTGGTCGACTACGACGTCTGA
- the paaD gene encoding 1,2-phenylacetyl-CoA epoxidase subunit PaaD translates to MVTDILRHDTEAAAWRIAAAVADPEVPVLTIEDLGVLRAVAVDGETVRVDITPTYSGCPAMDTIRDDVILALTAAGYAQVEVRLVLSPAWTTDWMSDAGKQKLSQYGIAPPSGRSAISSGPIRLAISVRCPRCGSLDTREVSRFGSTSCKALFECRACLEPFDHFKVH, encoded by the coding sequence ATGGTGACCGACATCCTGCGCCACGACACCGAGGCCGCCGCCTGGAGGATCGCCGCAGCCGTGGCAGACCCCGAGGTGCCGGTGCTCACGATCGAAGACCTCGGCGTGCTCCGGGCGGTCGCCGTCGACGGCGAGACCGTGCGAGTCGACATCACCCCGACGTACAGTGGATGCCCGGCGATGGACACGATCCGCGATGACGTCATCCTGGCGCTCACCGCGGCCGGATACGCACAGGTCGAGGTCCGTCTCGTGCTCTCCCCCGCCTGGACGACGGACTGGATGTCGGATGCCGGCAAACAGAAGCTGTCGCAATACGGCATCGCCCCGCCGTCTGGACGCTCAGCCATCTCCTCCGGCCCGATCCGCCTGGCGATCAGCGTGCGCTGCCCGCGGTGCGGCTCGCTCGACACCCGCGAGGTCTCGCGCTTCGGATCCACCTCGTGCAAGGCGCTCTTCGAATGCCGCGCCTGCCTCGAGCCCTTCGACCACTTCAAGGTGCACTGA